The following nucleotide sequence is from Corynebacterium hindlerae.
TCGTGGACAATGCCAGCGCCATGATGCACCTACGAATGAAAGACTCAGGTTATTGGCTTTGTGACGACGAAGGGAACCTAAACACCAGCACAGAAATGCCGAAATACGGCCCGTGGTACGTCATCCGATGGGGGCAAGGCAATGGCGTGGCGTAAAAGCAAAGCTATCCGTAAAGCGTGGATTAAAGACGGGCGCCCGTTTTACATCGGCTGGGGGGTGGTGGCCCGCCGTGGCCCGGTGTGGACACTGGAAGGTAAAGAACACATCGAAATCAATAAAATTTTTACCGAATTGGAAGGCAAACAGATGACACTCCCACCGCTGGAAGAGTTGAAGCAGCTGCAACAGCAGGCCACACCAGGGCCGTGGAGGTGCGACGGCGCGGGGTTCATCACCGCGTGCGACCATGAGGATGATGACCTCGCCACCCGCGTGATCGACATCAACCGCTACTGGGAAAACCAAGACTGTAACCGGCCCGTTGATTTTCAGCTCGCAGCCCTCGCCCCCGCCTTGTTGGCTGAGGTGATCCGCATGCGTGAGCGGGTAGCCGATGCGCGGGATATGGCCCGGCAACTGTCCGAAAACCCCACCATCATGACCACCGAACAACACCTGTTCGCCGACATCGCCGACGAACTCGACGAAACCTTAGGAGAACACCAATGACCAACTTCATCACTGAACTGAAAAAAATCAGCCCAGCCGTCCAAGCACTCTACAATGCAGCAGATTCGATGGACAATCTCGCCACACTCGACACCTGGCGTGGGAACTCACATGAAGAAATCCGCGGCTTGCTCACAGCACTAGCAGACGCAGCAAGCATCACCGCCGAAGCCCTCACCGGCGACCTAAGGGACTCATCACACATCAGCACCAACACATACCTGCCAGTGCTCGCGGGATCAACGGCAGCGCTCGCCCGGTTCTACACGGCAGCGGTGCGGGACGCTGCGGAAGCCACAAACCCCAAAATGCTCAAAGAACGGTTCGGGGAATCAAGCGACCTCAACGACTCGTGGCATTACTACGCTCACGTGGCGGCGTGCGCAGCGGTAGGCGTGTACCCCGATCTGTCCAACAAATTACGGAACGCGGAGTTTCGGGCAAGGCGCAAGTACCGGGCCAAGGAGAATTACCGCGAATCCGCGCTGAAAGCAGAAAAGCAGGTCGAAGACCTCACGAAGGAAAACCGCATGCTACGGGCGCTCATCGCCGGGCACGGCAAGAAGGAGAACCCCCAATGACACCAGAACAAGCAGCCGACCTGCTGGAACGCCTGAAGCAGGCCACCGCCATCAACGACCAGGTATACGCCGAAACGTACAACGCAATAATCCCCATGCTAGAAACCATCGCGGGCCTGGAATGGGAATACAGCTCCCAGAGGCTGGATATTTCCGGCGGGTGGGTGCAATTCACCCAATGGCACAAAAACCTCGCAGTAGTGGAACACGCGGCAAACCTGAAAGCACAAAACACCACAAAAGGTAAAACCCGGATCGTCCGCCGACTGGTCAGCAAACCACAGCCGATAGGAGACAACCAATGACCACTCATACCGAAGCGGTACTAGATTTTATCCCCGATATGGCGCAGGAACTACCCAGCCTCGTTTCAGGGGAGCCGACCACTGTAGACCGTCTCATGCTCGCAGCGTCGGTGTGCGGGTGGATTACCGACCTGCCAATGGACGACGACCGCGAAGGCTGGCCGGTCAACACCAGCAGCGCCAGTGAAACGTCCATGATCTCGGCACTAACCACAGGCGATATTTTCATCTACAAGCACAACCCAGACAGCGACACCGACCATTTCGCTATCGGGTTAGCTGATCTGCCAGCGGAAACATTGGCCGACCTCGGACGCGCCTTTATCAACGCAGCCATCGCCAAACACGAACAGGAGCGCACAGAATGACTTACGCATGGAGAGTTGAGCGTGACCGCAACGCATACAGCGGCGAGCTGATGCCCGGGTGGGTAGTCAAGAGCCTGGAAGATGGGGCGCTCCCCTCATACAAAGTCTGGTGGACGCACGGGCACTTCGACACCTGGCAGCAAGCCATGGCAAAAGCTGATAAGGAGTCCCGCACCAGAACCGTCACACTCCCAGCTGACCCACGCCACGCGGGCCGGTTCAGCCTCCGGGTCAAGCACCACGCATACGGCACCGTGATCAAAATCCAAAGCCTAAAAAGCACCCAAAACCTCGTAGTGATAAAGGAAGAAGCCGAAGCCCTCGCCCTCGCCCTACTCACACACGCAAAGGACAGTGGCAACAAATGACAAACAACATCGGCACCATAAGACCTAAAGGCTGGGCGGGGGACGCGTGGGTAGTTGAACAATACAGCCAGGTTTTCGACATGTTCGTGCCGGTAGACGTGCTTTTCTTCAACCCAACCGCCGACTACCGCGACATGGACGGCTACCGCGTACGCCGGGCCACCGTCACAATGGAGGAATAATGAACAACTTAGAAAAAGCCGCCGAAAAATCCGCAACGCAATCCACAACCCAGGCCCACACCCCGATCATCTTCACCGACCAACACGGACGCGAACGATACGGGGCCGCCATGATCCGTGAAAACAAAATGACCATCCGGCTCGCCGACTCACCCAGTGAAGCCGTTGAACTCGCGGAAATCATCAACCGGCAGACGCAATATGGCAGCCCAAAATAACCCCCTGAGCAGGCATAAACCACGGTTGTGCCCGCACCCGGAGAAACGGAAATTTTTAACCGCCCGGCAAGCAAAGAACTGTGCCCGCCGGGTCGCTAAATTAAAACTCACCTTCGAACACCAAGTTGTTAAACAGCACCCATACCACTGCCAGTGTGGCATGTGGCACCTGGCGACGGTAAAGCATTAAAACATTGCGCGCTGCGTCATATGAAGCATGGTATGCTGCATGATATGGCAAAACCCCAGCGTGCGCCATGCGAAAAAGTGTCATGGCATGTTGATCCCAGCCCCGAAACTATCGATGACGCGATTGAGATGTGTCGGGGCTGCTTCATGCTGCGAGAGTGTGCCCGGCGCGCCCTGGTTGCCGGGTCGTCGCTGGATGGGTCGTGGATCCACCCGGCGAACGGGGTCGTGCAGGCCGGTGTGCTGTGCACGGATGACATGCAAACAGCTGAGGCGTTGGCTGAGATTGCGGGGATGGAAGTGCCAGCCTACCGGGACAAACGCCCACGGTTCGCCCCACCCAGTGAGTGCGTCACCTGCAAGAAACCCATGGTCGTACGCCCACGTGACGGCACCGACACGCCACCTGGGTATGTGAATCACATGGCGCACGGTCAGTGTCAGGCGTGCTACGCGCGGAGGAAGCGCTTCCAACGCAGCCAGGAACGGCTACGGAAGCGGCGCGAAGAAGCCCGCAAGCGTGGTTGGGATAGGAGAACGAAGTGAGATACGTGCTCGAACTCCCATTCACGGCGCCACCACTATCTATGAATGATCGTGGCGCGTCGAAGGGTGCGGTGTTCGCTAAGGCAGCGAAGAACAGGGACATTTTCAACACTGTTTTGTTGCTGGCTAAGGCAGCGCGGTTGCCGAAGAACCTTGAAAAGGTTGCGGTGCAGCTCCACTACCTCCCGAAGGACAACAGGCGTCGTGACACCGACAACCTCACAGCGTCAGCGAAACCCATGTACGACGCTTTGAGCGCCGCTGGTACTGGCAAGCAAGCAGGCTACGGGTTGGTTCCCGACGACGACCACCTGCACATGGCGAAACCAGAACCAGTCATCCACCACCACCATAAAGGCCAACAACCACGAATGTGGCTCGAAATAACCACGGAGACACCACAATGAACAACTACCCACTCCCCGACACAGTGCGCGCATTGTGCTCAAAGCACGGAATCACCGGCCCAGATGCGACCACCATGCACCGATCATTCGTGAACGCGATCCTCACAGCGCCTGCCGATGACATCAACGCCCTCGGTTTCCGCTATCTAACGCCAGGTGGGAACTACCTCGGCACTGTTGCCGTCATGCAGCAGATCAAGGGTGCCGCAGAAAAGATCGGGCGCGACGCGTACCTGGAAAAGGCAGCACCCGTGTTCGGCAGTGATGCAATCCGCCTTGTTGTTATCGCATTGGAGGAACCATGCGCATAACAGCGAAGCCCGTAGACGGCACCATCCACCTCACAATAGGCGGCAACACTTACCGGCTCAGCAACGAGCACGCCATGAAACTTGCCGAACAACTCAGCACCGCCGTCACCAAAAACAGTGAGCCGGTCGAACGGTCGAAGTCGTGGCAGGAATACCACGACGAACTACACGACCTAATGGACAGCATCTTTAAGAAACCAGGAGCACACCAATGAAACGCATTCTTGTAATTACAGCACTGGCATTCGCCGGGGCAACACTCACCGCATGCGGGGCACTCAACCCAACCGAAGGCCTCACCTCGGGAACCGTCCAGCTTCAAGACGGGCGACACGTCGAATGCGTCATCGTGCGAGCAGACGGTGGCCTGTCCTGCGATTGGGGGAACGCAAAGTGACCACCGCACCGAACTTCGATGACGAACCACAGCTCAGGTTGTGGATTGAGTGGGTCAAGGCGACTACACCGAACTGTCCGTGAGCCGGGACGAATACTACGACCTCATGGAAGCCAGTGTGCGTGGCGCCTGGGTAGAACTCACCGTTGACACCATCCTCGACGGCACCCTCACTTCCACCGCCTGCCACATCAACACACGCCTGATCCGCCAATTTCATGTGGAGGAACCAAATGTTTAAACGCAACCACCCAGCAGGCCGTGACCTTGTGAAGATCGAACGCCGCTTGCCGGGCCGCAAGTGGATGCGCGTGTTCTGGAACATCACCAACCCAGTAGAAGCGGAACGCAAACTCGCCGAAATCGACCAGATGCGCACCGCCGAACTGAAACAAGACCGCTTGAAAGAACCCTGGGAATTCCGCGTCACACCACTCAAGGAGACACAACCATGCTGAAACGCCTCATCCTCAAATGGCTCGCCCCAGAAATCGCCAAAGCAACCCAAACCAACATGCGGGCACTCGCAGCGGTCACAGCAGCGCAAGTAAACATCGAATACGCCCAAGCACGCCTTAATGAGGCCATGCGCAAAGCCAAGCAGTCCCAAATCTTCTCTGAAGAAGCACAAAGGCTCATGAACGAAGGGGAAAGCAAGTGAAGATCCTCGTTTGGTCGAAAACTGATATTGAGTGCCAGCAGTGCCGGATCACGAAGCACCAACTAAAAAAGCAACGCATCCCACATGAGGTGTTGATGCTCGCAGACCACCCGGACAAGGTGTCCGAGTTCAAGGATCGTCAACTGTTCGCAGCCCCGGTTGTGCAAGTGTTGGCCGATGGCGGTGCCGAACTGGACATTTGGTGCGGGCTGAGGCTGGAAAAGCTCGACAAGCTCGCCAGGGACTACCACGGGGCCGCCGTATGATCGCCTTTGCCTTGTTTTCTACCGCTGCGTTAGTTGCTGGTGCTGTGCTCGCCTGGCAACTGGACTAAGGAGGCTGAACTTGTCGCTTGCTGACGCGTTCACAAAGAGTGTTGAACCGCCAAAGCCCAGAGGTGGTGTGGTGGTGGCGTGGCTCGACTCACTGAACGATGAGGAATTCCGGGAGACGCTGCATAGGTATGCGTGTTCCGGTGGGGTGAAGCGTGACGCTTTCCGGTTCGCTGTCCAGCATGGGTATGAGGGGTCTGAGGCACAGTTTTGTAAGTATCTGTTGGAGGTTGAGAGGGGTGAGCGGTAGTGGGGTTGACTGAGGAATTCCTGTCTCAGCCTGTGGGTGTGGAGCCTGAATACACGCCTAAGACTGAGTTCGACGGTGTTAGCGGGTTTATTCAGACCGGGCCACGTGGTGAGGTCACGGACGCGGATCACGCCGACATTCTGCGTGAGTGTGGATATGACCCGTCGAAGGTGCGGATCGTGGGGAACCCGCGTATCAGCCGTTGGCAGCGGTTCGATGGGGAATGGCTGTCTGCTTACCGCTTCCACATTGAAAGCACCGAGAGCATCCCGGCGTGGAACCTGGACGAACTCATTGAGGTTGCCAAAGCAGCTAGTTTCAAACAATGTTTGAAAGAACCAGGTGACGGCACCATCCGCGTCCTACAAGTCGGAGACCTGCAGCTAGGCAAACGGGAGAACGGCCCCGATGGTATCGGTGACCTACTCAAGCGGTACATGCGCACCCTAGACGCGTTTGTGGAAACCATCCAGCCAGGACAGCCCGTGCTTGTCGCGCATGTCGGTGACTGCATCGAAGGCATCGTGTCCCAGGGTGGCAAGAACCAGGGCTACCAGACACCGTTGACTGGGACGGAGATGGTGCGTGTCTACCGACGCCTTCTTATGGAGACGGTCACGACGATTGCCCCACACACCAATGAGCTAGTCGTGGCCGTGGTCAATGGGAATCACGATGAAGCCCAACGCCAGCTCAACACGAAACCCGGTGATGGGTGGGCAACCGAATCAGCAATCGCAGTCAAAGACGCTTTGGAGCTTGCCGGTGGATACGAGCACGTCCGTGTTGTGGTGCCACCTGAGCGTCAAGGCCACCTCACCACCAAAGTCGGTAACACGATCTTCACCATCATGCATGGCCACCAACTCCCCCGCCCCGGTGGATGTGCGGGCGCGGAAAAATGGCTCAAGGATGCCGCGTTCTACCAGCAACCCGCAGCCGGTGCCCATTTTGTGTTGTTCGGACACTTCCACCAATTCCAAGCACTCACCTCAGGGCCTCGCACGTTCCTGTGCTCCAACACCTACGACGGCGGCTCTGACTGGTTTGCTGAGCACAACGGCGGTGC
It contains:
- a CDS encoding RusA family crossover junction endodeoxyribonuclease; amino-acid sequence: MRYVLELPFTAPPLSMNDRGASKGAVFAKAAKNRDIFNTVLLLAKAARLPKNLEKVAVQLHYLPKDNRRRDTDNLTASAKPMYDALSAAGTGKQAGYGLVPDDDHLHMAKPEPVIHHHHKGQQPRMWLEITTETPQ
- a CDS encoding thioredoxin domain-containing protein encodes the protein MKILVWSKTDIECQQCRITKHQLKKQRIPHEVLMLADHPDKVSEFKDRQLFAAPVVQVLADGGAELDIWCGLRLEKLDKLARDYHGAAV
- a CDS encoding metallophosphoesterase, coding for MEPEYTPKTEFDGVSGFIQTGPRGEVTDADHADILRECGYDPSKVRIVGNPRISRWQRFDGEWLSAYRFHIESTESIPAWNLDELIEVAKAASFKQCLKEPGDGTIRVLQVGDLQLGKRENGPDGIGDLLKRYMRTLDAFVETIQPGQPVLVAHVGDCIEGIVSQGGKNQGYQTPLTGTEMVRVYRRLLMETVTTIAPHTNELVVAVVNGNHDEAQRQLNTKPGDGWATESAIAVKDALELAGGYEHVRVVVPPERQGHLTTKVGNTIFTIMHGHQLPRPGGCAGAEKWLKDAAFYQQPAAGAHFVLFGHFHQFQALTSGPRTFLCSNTYDGGSDWFAEHNGGAWQQPFATAFTTHGGQLLDLQPI